In Helianthus annuus cultivar XRQ/B chromosome 9, HanXRQr2.0-SUNRISE, whole genome shotgun sequence, the following are encoded in one genomic region:
- the LOC110877753 gene encoding uncharacterized protein LOC110877753: protein MGDSSASYIHMVQHMIEKCLIFRMSKEECMEALSKHANIKPVITSTVWNELEKENKEFFESYTQSQSSSGSNRMSEAETSELIQKMISDNESNKSDKDD from the exons ATGGGTGACTCTTCAGCCTCATACATACACATG GTACAACATATGATAGAGAAGTGTTTGATCTTCCGCATGAGCAAAGAAGAATGCATGGAAGCCCTTTCTAAACACGCGAACATCAAACCAGTCATCACTTCCAccg TGTGGAACGAGTTAGAGAAAGAGAACAAGGAGTTCTTTGAGTCATATACACAGTCTCAATCTTCAAGCGGATCAAACCGGATGTCAGAAGCCGAGACTAGCGAATTGATTCAAAAGATGATATCCGACAATGAATCAAACAAGTCGGATAAAGATGACTAG